In Proteiniborus sp. DW1, a single window of DNA contains:
- the fliM gene encoding flagellar motor switch protein FliM, which produces MAEVLSQNEIDALLNALSSGEVDVKEIKKDTAEKKVRKYDFRNPQKIAKDQLRTLEIIHDNFSRLLQTFLSGYLRAPVKISVMTVDQYAYSEFTNAISNPAFLSIVDFEPLNGQIIIDISTDIAFVVIDRLLGGDGEKPVDVRSFTEIELTLLKNLIKRIIVLMAQAWDNVIILTPALEKIETNSQFAQIISPNETIALITMNLAIGNTEGLFNVCIPHLVLEPILEKLSTKLWFSSTKRETTEMDKELLNKRIKNTYVNLNAILSSTRITIGELINLQKGDVIMLEGRANDEITINVGSQLKFFGRPGINKNKVAVQITRVQKEGDVSDD; this is translated from the coding sequence TTGGCTGAGGTTTTATCGCAAAATGAAATAGATGCCCTACTTAATGCTTTAAGCTCTGGAGAAGTTGATGTTAAGGAAATAAAAAAAGATACTGCTGAAAAAAAAGTGAGGAAATATGACTTTAGAAATCCTCAGAAAATAGCTAAGGATCAGTTAAGAACATTAGAAATTATTCATGATAACTTCAGCAGACTTTTACAAACTTTTCTTTCAGGATATTTAAGGGCCCCTGTAAAAATTTCTGTTATGACAGTTGACCAGTATGCATATAGTGAATTTACAAATGCTATATCAAATCCAGCTTTTCTTTCTATAGTTGATTTTGAGCCTTTGAATGGTCAGATTATTATTGATATTTCAACAGATATTGCTTTTGTAGTCATTGACCGTTTACTAGGTGGTGATGGAGAAAAGCCTGTTGATGTTAGAAGTTTTACAGAGATAGAGTTAACCTTGTTAAAGAACTTAATAAAGAGAATTATTGTACTTATGGCTCAAGCATGGGATAATGTGATTATCCTAACACCAGCATTAGAAAAGATTGAGACAAATTCACAATTTGCTCAAATAATTTCTCCTAATGAAACCATAGCACTTATTACCATGAATCTAGCTATTGGGAATACTGAAGGACTATTCAATGTTTGCATTCCTCATTTAGTTTTAGAGCCTATATTAGAAAAATTAAGTACTAAACTTTGGTTTTCATCTACTAAGAGAGAGACTACAGAAATGGATAAAGAACTTCTTAACAAAAGAATCAAAAATACTTATGTTAATCTAAATGCAATTCTTAGCTCAACTAGAATTACTATTGGAGAATTGATTAATCTTCAAAAAGGCGATGTAATTATGCTAGAAGGCAGAGCTAACGACGAAATCACTATAAATGTAGGCAGTCAACTGAAGTTCTTTGGTAGACCAGGTATTAA
- a CDS encoding flagellar basal body-associated FliL family protein, with product MSTKKIFLVAIISFIMIITIVGSVFLLISYKNNIDQNTSIEYFYYDVGEMYSNLKDSNKIVKLKVTIELNNEKMIEKLESRNFSIKHEINAIMMNKTKKDLEGNEGLLTLQGEIANKLSEIFNTESITKIYFEEFIVQ from the coding sequence ATGAGCACAAAAAAGATTTTTCTCGTAGCTATTATTTCCTTTATAATGATAATCACTATAGTTGGTTCTGTTTTTCTATTAATATCTTATAAAAATAATATTGATCAAAATACATCAATAGAGTATTTTTATTATGATGTTGGTGAGATGTACAGCAATCTTAAAGACAGCAATAAAATTGTAAAGCTAAAAGTTACAATTGAACTTAATAATGAAAAGATGATTGAAAAACTTGAAAGCAGAAATTTTTCTATTAAACATGAAATCAATGCAATAATGATGAATAAAACAAAAAAAGATTTAGAGGGAAATGAAGGATTATTAACACTTCAAGGTGAAATAGCTAATAAGCTATCTGAAATTTTTAATACTGAAAGTATTACTAAAATTTACTTTGAAGAATTTATAGTGCAGTAG
- a CDS encoding motility protein A: MDIATIIGFIAAIGFIVWGIMDSGNIANFYDFPSIVITLGGTVAATLISFPLKKIIGAMKAIKKALFVQDSNPSGVINQLIELSNLARREGLLALEEAGEKANDEFLKKGIMLIVDGTDPELVRNILETELNFLEERHKEGQGVFEAMGTYSPAFGMVGTLIGLVNMLKELEDVSSVGPSMSVALITTFYGSFLANAVFLPLANKLKGKSSDEVLVKELMLEGLLSIQAGENPRIIEEKLKTFLPPDLRRSYKKEISTEEAL; the protein is encoded by the coding sequence ATGGACATAGCAACGATTATTGGATTTATAGCTGCTATAGGCTTTATCGTTTGGGGAATAATGGATTCTGGAAATATAGCTAACTTTTATGATTTTCCTTCAATTGTTATAACACTTGGAGGAACAGTGGCTGCTACTTTAATAAGCTTCCCTTTGAAAAAAATTATAGGAGCTATGAAAGCAATAAAGAAAGCCTTATTTGTACAAGATTCAAATCCCAGTGGAGTAATTAATCAATTAATAGAACTTTCAAATCTAGCGCGAAGAGAAGGATTGTTGGCATTAGAGGAAGCTGGGGAAAAGGCAAATGATGAGTTTTTAAAGAAGGGTATTATGTTAATTGTAGATGGTACTGATCCAGAACTAGTGAGAAACATACTAGAAACTGAACTGAATTTTCTAGAGGAAAGGCATAAGGAAGGACAAGGCGTGTTTGAGGCTATGGGTACTTATTCTCCAGCATTCGGTATGGTAGGAACACTTATAGGACTTGTAAACATGCTAAAAGAATTGGAAGATGTATCAAGTGTTGGACCTAGTATGTCTGTAGCACTAATTACTACATTTTATGGTTCTTTTTTAGCTAATGCAGTTTTCTTACCTTTAGCTAATAAGTTAAAAGGTAAAAGTAGCGATGAAGTATTAGTTAAAGAACTGATGCTAGAGGGGCTTCTTTCTATACAAGCAGGAGAAAATCCTAGAATAATAGAAGAAAAGCTAAAAACTTTCTTGCCACCAGATTTAAGAAGGAGTTACAAAAAAGAAATTAGCACTGAAGAAGCACTATAA
- a CDS encoding flagellar FlbD family protein: MIKVHRLNNVEFMINCELIEFVEETPDTVITLTTGKKYVVKESMDEILKRVIEYKSNINNLKIKD; this comes from the coding sequence ATGATAAAAGTACATAGATTGAACAATGTTGAGTTTATGATAAACTGTGAACTTATTGAGTTTGTCGAAGAAACTCCTGATACAGTTATTACTTTAACAACTGGTAAAAAATATGTTGTGAAGGAATCAATGGATGAAATACTTAAAAGAGTAATTGAGTATAAAAGCAACATAAATAATCTTAAAATTAAGGATTAA